In Crassostrea angulata isolate pt1a10 chromosome 6, ASM2561291v2, whole genome shotgun sequence, a genomic segment contains:
- the LOC128188265 gene encoding proline-serine-threonine phosphatase-interacting protein 2-like isoform X2: MTRTTQYVDAFWEPDFTNTKGLDILTKRNKDIRKVSKELEEYYKERAKAEQVYSKAIQALVRKLEGKEEIGDLGKALRELKIQTERIARSHEEAGNSFQVLYNELNKFNDEQKAIKQQIEDRTKSSQTDKIQKYKTCVSCKEKYISKCKEKEAAEEAFNQARQSVQITSKDLSKASKAKEKADDAQQQADANYKSSVQALEISRKSWEKEMEDACNNFQRLEEQRIDFFRDSVWKCTNVDSKACVDHDECAEAVRNVLQYCDISKDLQEFIDNNKLSGKRPEQILYEDYDRRSNQGPLSRTQSQRPPQPIPPVQHPRIPPPRPAEGPLISFDEEPTPFGPGLTIGSQVNVLKSYHAKGPSELTVETGQKVEFMREMKGGMTQVKVGERCGLIPTACIRMGTTTYL, from the exons ATGACCAGAACAACCCAGTACGTCGACGCTTTTTGG GAGCCCGATTTCACCAATACCAAGGGCTTAGATATATTGACCAAGAGAAACAAAGATATCAGAAAAGTGTCCAAAGAGCTAGAGGAGTACTACAAGGAAAG GGCTAAAGCCGAGCAGGTCTATAGCAAGGCGATACAGGCCTTGGTCCGGAAACTCGAGGGAAAGGAAGAAATAGG AGACCTTGGTAAGGCACTAAGAGAATTGAAAATACAAACAGAGCGGATAGCAAGATCCCATGAGGAGGCGGGCAACAGTTTCCAAGTGTTGTACAATGAACTTAACAAGTTCAATGACGAACAGAAGGCCATCAAGCAGCAG ATCGAGGATAGGACTAAGTCTAGCCAAACTGACAAGATACAGAAATACAAAACATGCGTGTCG TGTAAAGAGAAATACATAAGCAAGTGTAAAGAGAAAGAAGCGGCAGAGGAAGCGTTTAACCAGGCGCGCCAGAGTGTTCAGATCACCTCAAAGGACCTCAGCAAG GCCAGTAAGGCAAAAGAGAAGGCGGACGATGCCCAACAACAAGCAG ATGCAAACTATAAGAGCTCGGTGCAGGCCTTGGAAATTTCCAGGAAGTCCTGGGAGAAGGAGATGGAGGACGCCTGCAAT AATTTCCAGCGCCTCGAGGAGCAGAGGATTGACTTCTTCAGAGACAGTGTTTGGAAGTGTACTAATGTGGACTCTAAGGCCTGTGTAGACCACGACGAG TGCGCTGAAGCTGTCCGTAATGTGTTGCAATATTGTGATATTTCCAAAGACCTACAAGAATTTATTGATAACAACAAATTATCTGGGAAACGGCCAG AGCAAATACTGTACGAGGACTATGACAGACGATCGAACCAAGGACCACTCTCCCGAACTCAGTCGCAGCGCCCCCCTCAACCAATCCCACCGGTGCAACATCCAAGAATCCCCCCGCCAAGACCCGCAGAGGGGCCACTTATATCATTTGATGAAG AACCTACGCCTTTCGGACCGGGCCTAACCATCGGATCTCAAGTTAATGTTCTCAAGTCCTACCACGCCAAG GGTCCGTCTGAGCTGACGGTTGAGACTGGGCAGAAAGTGGAGTTTATGAGGGAGATGAAGGGAGGGATGACCCAGGTCAAAGTGGGTGAGAGGTGTGGCCTGATCCCCACGGCCTGCATACGGATGGGGACCACCACCTACCTGTAA
- the LOC128188265 gene encoding proline-serine-threonine phosphatase-interacting protein 2-like isoform X1 — protein MTRTTQYVDAFWEPDFTNTKGLDILTKRNKDIRKVSKELEEYYKERAKAEQVYSKAIQALVRKLEGKEEIGDLGKALRELKIQTERIARSHEEAGNSFQVLYNELNKFNDEQKAIKQQIEDRTKSSQTDKIQKYKTCVSCKEKYISKCKEKEAAEEAFNQARQSVQITSKDLSKASKAKEKADDAQQQADANYKSSVQALEISRKSWEKEMEDACNNFQRLEEQRIDFFRDSVWKCTNVDSKACVDHDECAEAVRNVLQYCDISKDLQEFIDNNKLSGKRPEQILYEDYDRRSNQGPLSRTQSQRPPQPIPPVQHPRIPPPRPAEGPLISFDEADETYALARAIPNDEYSYARVFPEPTPFGPGLTIGSQVNVLKSYHAKGPSELTVETGQKVEFMREMKGGMTQVKVGERCGLIPTACIRMGTTTYL, from the exons ATGACCAGAACAACCCAGTACGTCGACGCTTTTTGG GAGCCCGATTTCACCAATACCAAGGGCTTAGATATATTGACCAAGAGAAACAAAGATATCAGAAAAGTGTCCAAAGAGCTAGAGGAGTACTACAAGGAAAG GGCTAAAGCCGAGCAGGTCTATAGCAAGGCGATACAGGCCTTGGTCCGGAAACTCGAGGGAAAGGAAGAAATAGG AGACCTTGGTAAGGCACTAAGAGAATTGAAAATACAAACAGAGCGGATAGCAAGATCCCATGAGGAGGCGGGCAACAGTTTCCAAGTGTTGTACAATGAACTTAACAAGTTCAATGACGAACAGAAGGCCATCAAGCAGCAG ATCGAGGATAGGACTAAGTCTAGCCAAACTGACAAGATACAGAAATACAAAACATGCGTGTCG TGTAAAGAGAAATACATAAGCAAGTGTAAAGAGAAAGAAGCGGCAGAGGAAGCGTTTAACCAGGCGCGCCAGAGTGTTCAGATCACCTCAAAGGACCTCAGCAAG GCCAGTAAGGCAAAAGAGAAGGCGGACGATGCCCAACAACAAGCAG ATGCAAACTATAAGAGCTCGGTGCAGGCCTTGGAAATTTCCAGGAAGTCCTGGGAGAAGGAGATGGAGGACGCCTGCAAT AATTTCCAGCGCCTCGAGGAGCAGAGGATTGACTTCTTCAGAGACAGTGTTTGGAAGTGTACTAATGTGGACTCTAAGGCCTGTGTAGACCACGACGAG TGCGCTGAAGCTGTCCGTAATGTGTTGCAATATTGTGATATTTCCAAAGACCTACAAGAATTTATTGATAACAACAAATTATCTGGGAAACGGCCAG AGCAAATACTGTACGAGGACTATGACAGACGATCGAACCAAGGACCACTCTCCCGAACTCAGTCGCAGCGCCCCCCTCAACCAATCCCACCGGTGCAACATCCAAGAATCCCCCCGCCAAGACCCGCAGAGGGGCCACTTATATCATTTGATGAAG CTGATGAAACTTACGCGCTGGCAAGAGCAATACCCAACGACGAGTATTCCTATGCTCGTGTGTTCCCAG AACCTACGCCTTTCGGACCGGGCCTAACCATCGGATCTCAAGTTAATGTTCTCAAGTCCTACCACGCCAAG GGTCCGTCTGAGCTGACGGTTGAGACTGGGCAGAAAGTGGAGTTTATGAGGGAGATGAAGGGAGGGATGACCCAGGTCAAAGTGGGTGAGAGGTGTGGCCTGATCCCCACGGCCTGCATACGGATGGGGACCACCACCTACCTGTAA
- the LOC128188265 gene encoding proline-serine-threonine phosphatase-interacting protein 2-like isoform X4, with product MTRTTQYVDAFWEPDFTNTKGLDILTKRNKDIRKVSKELEEYYKERAKAEQVYSKAIQALVRKLEGKEEIGDLGKALRELKIQTERIARSHEEAGNSFQVLYNELNKFNDEQKAIKQQIEDRTKSSQTDKIQKYKTCVSCKEKYISKCKEKEAAEEAFNQARQSVQITSKDLSKASKAKEKADDAQQQADANYKSSVQALEISRKSWEKEMEDACNNFQRLEEQRIDFFRDSVWKCTNVDSKACVDHDECAEAVRNVLQYCDISKDLQEFIDNNKLSGKRPEQILYEDYDRRSNQGPLSRTQSQRPPQPIPPVQHPRIPPPRPAEGPLISFDEADETYALARAIPNDEYSYARVFPGSV from the exons ATGACCAGAACAACCCAGTACGTCGACGCTTTTTGG GAGCCCGATTTCACCAATACCAAGGGCTTAGATATATTGACCAAGAGAAACAAAGATATCAGAAAAGTGTCCAAAGAGCTAGAGGAGTACTACAAGGAAAG GGCTAAAGCCGAGCAGGTCTATAGCAAGGCGATACAGGCCTTGGTCCGGAAACTCGAGGGAAAGGAAGAAATAGG AGACCTTGGTAAGGCACTAAGAGAATTGAAAATACAAACAGAGCGGATAGCAAGATCCCATGAGGAGGCGGGCAACAGTTTCCAAGTGTTGTACAATGAACTTAACAAGTTCAATGACGAACAGAAGGCCATCAAGCAGCAG ATCGAGGATAGGACTAAGTCTAGCCAAACTGACAAGATACAGAAATACAAAACATGCGTGTCG TGTAAAGAGAAATACATAAGCAAGTGTAAAGAGAAAGAAGCGGCAGAGGAAGCGTTTAACCAGGCGCGCCAGAGTGTTCAGATCACCTCAAAGGACCTCAGCAAG GCCAGTAAGGCAAAAGAGAAGGCGGACGATGCCCAACAACAAGCAG ATGCAAACTATAAGAGCTCGGTGCAGGCCTTGGAAATTTCCAGGAAGTCCTGGGAGAAGGAGATGGAGGACGCCTGCAAT AATTTCCAGCGCCTCGAGGAGCAGAGGATTGACTTCTTCAGAGACAGTGTTTGGAAGTGTACTAATGTGGACTCTAAGGCCTGTGTAGACCACGACGAG TGCGCTGAAGCTGTCCGTAATGTGTTGCAATATTGTGATATTTCCAAAGACCTACAAGAATTTATTGATAACAACAAATTATCTGGGAAACGGCCAG AGCAAATACTGTACGAGGACTATGACAGACGATCGAACCAAGGACCACTCTCCCGAACTCAGTCGCAGCGCCCCCCTCAACCAATCCCACCGGTGCAACATCCAAGAATCCCCCCGCCAAGACCCGCAGAGGGGCCACTTATATCATTTGATGAAG CTGATGAAACTTACGCGCTGGCAAGAGCAATACCCAACGACGAGTATTCCTATGCTCGTGTGTTCCCAG GGTCCGTCTGA
- the LOC128188265 gene encoding proline-serine-threonine phosphatase-interacting protein 2-like isoform X3, translated as MTRTTQYVDAFWEPDFTNTKGLDILTKRNKDIRKVSKELEEYYKERAKAEQVYSKAIQALVRKLEGKEEIGDLGKALRELKIQTERIARSHEEAGNSFQVLYNELNKFNDEQKAIKQQIEDRTKSSQTDKIQKYKTCVSCKEKYISKCKEKEAAEEAFNQARQSVQITSKDLSKASKAKEKADDAQQQADANYKSSVQALEISRKSWEKEMEDACNNFQRLEEQRIDFFRDSVWKCTNVDSKACVDHDECAEAVRNVLQYCDISKDLQEFIDNNKLSGKRPEQILYEDYDRRSNQGPLSRTQSQRPPQPIPPVQHPRIPPPRPAEGPLISFDEADETYALARAIPNDEYSYARVFPASFK; from the exons ATGACCAGAACAACCCAGTACGTCGACGCTTTTTGG GAGCCCGATTTCACCAATACCAAGGGCTTAGATATATTGACCAAGAGAAACAAAGATATCAGAAAAGTGTCCAAAGAGCTAGAGGAGTACTACAAGGAAAG GGCTAAAGCCGAGCAGGTCTATAGCAAGGCGATACAGGCCTTGGTCCGGAAACTCGAGGGAAAGGAAGAAATAGG AGACCTTGGTAAGGCACTAAGAGAATTGAAAATACAAACAGAGCGGATAGCAAGATCCCATGAGGAGGCGGGCAACAGTTTCCAAGTGTTGTACAATGAACTTAACAAGTTCAATGACGAACAGAAGGCCATCAAGCAGCAG ATCGAGGATAGGACTAAGTCTAGCCAAACTGACAAGATACAGAAATACAAAACATGCGTGTCG TGTAAAGAGAAATACATAAGCAAGTGTAAAGAGAAAGAAGCGGCAGAGGAAGCGTTTAACCAGGCGCGCCAGAGTGTTCAGATCACCTCAAAGGACCTCAGCAAG GCCAGTAAGGCAAAAGAGAAGGCGGACGATGCCCAACAACAAGCAG ATGCAAACTATAAGAGCTCGGTGCAGGCCTTGGAAATTTCCAGGAAGTCCTGGGAGAAGGAGATGGAGGACGCCTGCAAT AATTTCCAGCGCCTCGAGGAGCAGAGGATTGACTTCTTCAGAGACAGTGTTTGGAAGTGTACTAATGTGGACTCTAAGGCCTGTGTAGACCACGACGAG TGCGCTGAAGCTGTCCGTAATGTGTTGCAATATTGTGATATTTCCAAAGACCTACAAGAATTTATTGATAACAACAAATTATCTGGGAAACGGCCAG AGCAAATACTGTACGAGGACTATGACAGACGATCGAACCAAGGACCACTCTCCCGAACTCAGTCGCAGCGCCCCCCTCAACCAATCCCACCGGTGCAACATCCAAGAATCCCCCCGCCAAGACCCGCAGAGGGGCCACTTATATCATTTGATGAAG CTGATGAAACTTACGCGCTGGCAAGAGCAATACCCAACGACGAGTATTCCTATGCTCGTGTGTTCCCAG CATCATTTAAGTAA